One window from the genome of Spirosoma rhododendri encodes:
- a CDS encoding asparaginase: MPYKTICLTPAQPRKTSSSTTPRSVLVIYTGGTFGMVYDPKASQLIPFDFEDVLDRLPELNRLDFQINITMLSEIIDSSNMTPAIWVELAKLIEANYALYDSFVILHGTDTMSYTASALSFMLLGLNKPVILTGAQLPIGVARSDARENFITALEIAAAQTDGQPIVPEVCVYFNSLLLRGNRSTKQESVQFNAFASENYPHLANAGVSIDYNRPFIRPVDPSQSLTLQTALDPNVAILKLFPGITPAVVEAIVLNPALRGVVLETFGAGNATTESWFLNSLKTAIERGLTIFNVSQCEGGRVTQGQYQTSKRMDELGVVSGADITTEAAITKLMVVLGQEHDPARVRARLSQPISGEMSV; this comes from the coding sequence ATGCCGTATAAAACAATCTGCCTGACACCTGCTCAGCCCCGAAAAACGTCATCGTCGACTACACCGCGTTCGGTACTGGTCATCTACACCGGGGGCACCTTCGGGATGGTGTACGACCCCAAAGCCAGCCAGCTGATTCCCTTCGATTTTGAGGACGTGCTCGATCGACTGCCCGAACTGAACCGGCTCGACTTCCAGATCAACATCACGATGTTGAGCGAGATCATCGATTCCTCGAACATGACCCCCGCCATATGGGTCGAGCTGGCAAAACTGATCGAAGCCAACTACGCGCTGTACGATAGCTTCGTTATTCTGCACGGCACCGATACGATGTCGTACACGGCATCGGCGCTTAGTTTTATGCTGCTGGGGCTCAACAAGCCGGTGATCCTGACGGGGGCCCAGCTACCCATCGGGGTTGCCCGCTCCGACGCCCGCGAGAACTTTATCACGGCGCTGGAGATTGCAGCCGCGCAGACTGACGGGCAGCCAATCGTGCCGGAAGTGTGCGTGTACTTCAACTCGCTGCTACTGCGCGGCAACCGCTCGACCAAGCAGGAAAGCGTGCAGTTCAATGCGTTTGCGTCGGAAAACTACCCGCACCTCGCCAATGCCGGTGTCAGTATCGATTACAATCGCCCGTTTATCCGGCCGGTGGACCCCAGCCAGTCGCTTACGCTGCAAACAGCCCTCGACCCGAACGTTGCCATTCTGAAACTGTTTCCGGGTATCACACCAGCCGTAGTAGAAGCCATTGTGCTGAATCCGGCCCTGCGGGGAGTGGTGCTGGAAACGTTCGGCGCGGGCAACGCCACCACTGAGAGCTGGTTTCTGAACAGCCTCAAGACCGCGATCGAGCGCGGCCTGACGATCTTCAACGTGTCGCAGTGCGAAGGTGGACGCGTAACGCAGGGGCAATACCAGACCAGCAAGCGTATGGACGAGCTTGGCGTTGTGAGCGGTGCCGATATCACGACCGAAGCGGCCATTACGAAGCTGATGGTTGTGCTGGGGCAGGAGCACGACCCGGCGCGTGTACGGGCGCGGCTTAGTCAGCCAATTAGCGGAGAAATGAGCGTGTAA
- a CDS encoding glycosyltransferase → MTHKLALLSEHASPLATIGGTDAGGQNIAVAELAMCLARLGHQVDVFTRWDDPSQPQQVQWQAGIRVIHIQAGPWHRWPKRICSLTWMNLRRA, encoded by the coding sequence ATGACCCATAAACTAGCCTTACTTTCTGAACATGCGTCTCCGCTGGCAACCATTGGTGGTACTGATGCGGGTGGTCAAAATATTGCCGTCGCCGAACTGGCAATGTGCCTGGCCAGACTGGGCCACCAGGTTGATGTGTTTACGCGCTGGGACGATCCCAGCCAGCCTCAACAGGTTCAGTGGCAGGCAGGTATCCGCGTGATTCACATTCAGGCTGGCCCCTGGCACCGATGGCCAAAGAGGATCTGCTCCCTCACATGGATGAATTTGCGCAGGGCATGA
- a CDS encoding glycosyltransferase, translating to MAKEDLLPHMDEFAQGMIQFFQQQSQPYRLVHAHFFMSGYVACQLKQQLGIPFVITFHALGEVRKRCQGTADRFPAERIAIEQQIIQQADAVVALCPQDHDDLVELYRANPLRIATIPNGFNPQQFYPVDKPLARLLIGQDTTEPILLQLGRLVPRKGVDTVIQALGCLHREYGIRARLLIVGGESSTPDATLTPEIGRLRQLAVQEGVADWVLFTGSRERDDIRYYYSAADVFITTPWYEPFGITPLEAMACGVPVVGTAVGGIKSTVLDNETGFLVPPKQPKELAAILAVLLYHPPLCSLLGKQAVQHVQANYTWQHVATLTSTLYEQVLTGQPFTGHQPQTASESSRKPVVLPELSPSTRMQDEL from the coding sequence ATGGCCAAAGAGGATCTGCTCCCTCACATGGATGAATTTGCGCAGGGCATGATCCAGTTTTTTCAGCAGCAGTCCCAGCCTTATCGATTGGTTCACGCCCACTTCTTTATGTCGGGCTACGTAGCCTGCCAGCTCAAGCAGCAGCTGGGGATTCCGTTTGTGATTACGTTTCATGCGTTGGGCGAAGTGCGCAAACGCTGTCAGGGAACAGCCGATCGGTTTCCGGCCGAACGAATAGCGATTGAACAGCAGATTATCCAACAGGCCGACGCTGTTGTTGCCCTGTGCCCGCAGGACCATGACGATCTGGTGGAGCTGTACCGGGCGAATCCGCTGCGTATCGCGACGATACCCAACGGCTTTAACCCGCAGCAGTTTTACCCCGTCGATAAACCACTTGCCCGGCTCCTGATTGGCCAGGACACAACCGAACCCATTCTATTGCAACTGGGCCGTCTGGTGCCGCGCAAGGGTGTCGATACGGTTATTCAGGCACTGGGTTGTTTGCATCGGGAGTATGGTATCCGGGCGCGACTACTCATCGTGGGCGGTGAGTCAAGTACGCCCGATGCTACGCTGACGCCCGAAATTGGTCGATTACGGCAGCTGGCCGTTCAGGAAGGGGTTGCCGATTGGGTGCTGTTTACCGGCAGTCGGGAGCGCGATGATATCCGGTATTATTACAGCGCTGCCGACGTCTTCATCACGACGCCCTGGTACGAGCCGTTTGGCATTACGCCCCTCGAAGCTATGGCCTGTGGTGTCCCCGTTGTTGGCACGGCGGTGGGCGGTATCAAATCGACCGTGCTGGACAACGAAACCGGATTTCTGGTACCGCCCAAGCAGCCTAAAGAACTGGCCGCTATCCTGGCCGTGCTGCTGTATCACCCCCCACTCTGCTCACTGCTGGGCAAGCAGGCCGTTCAGCATGTGCAGGCTAACTATACCTGGCAGCACGTAGCCACACTGACCAGCACATTGTACGAACAGGTGCTGACAGGGCAACCCTTCACGGGTCATCAGCCCCAGACCGCGTCTGAATCCAGCCGTAAGCCGGTTGTTTTGCCCGAGCTTTCCCCGTCAACGCGTATGCAGGACGAGCTATGA